TCAGATAATAACATTCATCGGTAAGCTTTTGTCCTTGTCTATGTACGGGGTTTAAAGGCCAGAGCTAATGCTTATCCAGGAATCAGAAACAGTCGCAAAGCTATAGGCTAGGACATATGATAGAGCTGAATGGTTATTAAGTCCCTTGGAAATGATGTCGTAGCTTTGGCTTGTTAGATGCCAAGAATCACTTGCCAGGAGCATATCAAATACAAACTTTTGCTTCACGAAACCTTGCATTGACTACTATGTCTCTTTTGTCATTGTCTCCGAGTTGCAGAATGCTATAATCAACTTTTTAGTACGTTACGACTACACAGCAGCACTAGACTGTCAGACTAGCTCCAGCTGTTTCCCAAGAGCCTGGATCTATGATTTGAGACTTAATGGCCTCATTTGACTGAGTTCTGTGTCTCATGACAACATTCCTACACTTCTGGATACGGAACACGGGGTGAGAAGTCTGGACCAAGAAAATGTGCATGCAGACTTGTTTTGTTTCCAGGTAACCTTAGATCCACATAGGATGGTAACCCATAAGATAGTAGCCATCATACAGATAACTCTCTCAGCATACCAAACCCCCTTTTACGCGCATTCACATTACTCCCTCACCCCTTTTTAGGAGGGTTCTTCGTCTTACAGCTAACATGAAACAACGCCAACTTAACGATCCCCTCCATCCCCCTCAAAAGCCCAATATTTTCCTTGAACGGCTCCGTCTCGCGAAACTTCATATGCGCATCCACGCTCGGCCACCCGATAAACGCAGCGAGCAAGTTCCCCGTCTTCCCATCCTCATCCGTAACGGGCACATCGTTCTCAACGCTCCACCCGTAACTTATCCCCTGGAAATCGGGGCTCGTATCGAGCGCCTTGGTCTTGAACTCCTCCAGCTGCGCCGTAAGGGCCTCTTTGGCGGCTGAGTCGAGATCGGACGGGAAGAAGAGAGTGAGGACCTCGGTGACGGGGGCCGTGGAGAGGATGGTGGGGGGCCAGACGGAGGGTGTGATGTGTTTTATGTAGCCTTGGGTCCAGTCTAGGTAGGGACCGAGGGCTTTGCCAATGGGGGCGTGGGTACTGTGAAAGAAGGGGGGTGAGCAAGTAAGTTGCTTTTACACAATGAAGAATCTTCTTCTCATGGCAGGAGTGCGTTGGTTGACTTACTCGGTTTCACGGTAGGCTAGGTGCTCTTCCACCGAGTCCCAGTCGAGGAAACACCACGACTGTGCAGGCTTCTCGATCGAGCTGCCGTAATATAAGCTTCCGGCGCCGGGTTGGCTGACGGCAAGGTCCAAGACGCGATCATAGAGACCCTCCTCGTCGGGGATCGTCTTGCCAGGCTTGATGGTGAAGTAGGAGAATTCAGTCACACCCATTTTGACAACTTGTGAGGAGGAAGTGGCTTGACTTGTAGATGTAGTCATTAATGAATTATCACGGGATGTGTATATCAAACTAACGGCCCAATTGTGCGCATCTATCGTCGCTTTATATCTCGCTATGAGCGGTGGGTCTCATGTGTTTGTAAGCCATGTTGGTTATGTGTGAGGTTTAGCGTTGATGACATCAGCCTGGTTCATCTTAGTTATCTTTGTGCGCCGCGGAGAGACTGGGTAGAGGATTGGTCGGTGGCGCAATGCACGCAAGATTGTGGGGTTTTACAACCAACACAAAATATATCCTAGTGACTCACTTGAGATCATTCGGTCTAGAACCCAAGAAAGAAGCTGCAAACTTTTGGTGACTCAATTGAGATGAGATTATGTGCTGTGTAGAGTCTAGACAATTGAAAGATCTCCACTTGGCGATGGCACGGTTCGTTGATCTTCGGATGATGGGCCGGGGAGTAATAGCCGCCTTGCACCCAAGACATGTTCAACAGTTGGTTACGAAGTAGACTTTGCTTCGAATCCCTTCAAACCAATCACGAAACAGATTCATTTCCCGATGCTGCTGCGCCTTTCCGCGAGACAATCGCGATAGTATTATGTTAGAAACGGAGATCACTGGCTATTTGTTACCCCGACCATTGATCCACATCTCTTCTCATCTCCAACCTTGCAAGCTGCGGAAAATGATCACTCGAAGCGAGCCAATATGTCGCTCACGTCTCAATAGCATCCAACTTCTCGGCCGACGTCCCGAAGCCAAGCCCCCATGACAGGACTCACAGGAGCCGCATCTCCCTCCCCAAGCAACTCAAGGGGAGAAGAATACGAACAAATCCCACCACACTCTCTACCAAGCACCCCAGCCTTCCAAGACCAAAAAAGGGAGGCTCTCCCACGACGTCGCAACCCGCGCCGCGCTCCTCAACTCTGCAACACCTACGATCCCCGCAGGCCGTTTCGCTATTGGTGTGGCTCGACGAACCCTGAAACCATCCCGTCTGGTGTTGTGGTTGAGACAAGGACCAGGGGTGCTCCTCGGATCTGAAGCGAAGGGGgaagaagaaagaaagaaagaagagGTGAACCCCACCATTGTCTCGCATCCAATCAACCCACCCACCAACTCAAGTCGACTCCCTCTtatgctctctctctctttccatTTCAAGGTCTGAGTTGGCCTGTCATGTCTGTCGCTAAAGACGAGTGACACTGGGTCATCGGGTCTCTTATTCATATGGAGACATGGGGGTAGGGGTAGGGGCAAGGGAACCACAAAATAGCCCGAGACACAAGCGGCTCAAAAGTAGGCCGTCAGGGACAGCCTTACCGCATCGAGCGACGACCCGACTAGCCTTCGAGACTCGGATTGTTGCAAAGAGCCTTCTCTTTTCTGGACTCTTGTCAGTCTTGTCTGCCCTCCGACTCTGCAAATATTACCATGGTCACGGTTCAACTGGCGCGGGCATACCGCAAGTCGCCAGGTACAGCCTCCCTCGGCAAGGAATACACGCTTCGCGCGGACTCCTTGAGACTATGCCAACCTAAATCCTCTTCCCCTCCGTCTTCATCCCCGGCACCCATCATCCGAGATTTTGGCTCAATGCTTGACAGGGCTCATGATACTACCATTTCTTACGGTGACTGACAGGAAGACCTGGGATGATGGGAAATCATGAGATGGTTCTTTCATCAGAGTAAGTTGAGATCACCCAAGGTATCACTCTTGAACTCATCTCCCAGAAAGCCTTCGACCAGGGGAACAAGCAAAGCAAACCACACCAGATTCCCGCAAAATGTGACAAGAGCATGTTTTGGCGATGTTTAGACTTGGACTGGGGATCGATCCATCCCACCCAGGCACAGAAACCTAATACCGGCCCTATGCTGATTTGCCAAGCAACCCGCCGTAACACCCACCCCTGCTCTGTCTGCCCTTGCTTTCTTTCCCCTTGTGATGTGATGTGATGTGATGTGATGCTTAAAAGGCGATCATGTCCAGTCCTTCCTCGCCTCCGGTTGTCTTGTTTCTAGATCGATAGCAGCAAGTTAATCGTACCCTATTCGTTCTTTCTCTTCTCCTTCATACAGTCCTTCCGGAAAGGCATTCGCTTCGTTTCGTTTCCTCTTCGCATTACTTCACAAGACCACCTCTCTGTTCACCAGACTACTTCGTAATCGTCACGATGCAGCTCTCTCTCGCCATCATCGCCGCCAGCGCCGGTGCCGCTCTCGCAGGTAAACTCCTCCCGTCATCTCACATATACCAGAGTATACCAAAGAAATATCAAAAAGACTAACACGCCACGACAGCCCCCCAACTCGCCCCCCGCCAAAACGCCTGCTTCATCGTAGGCAACACCGTCCTCCCCCAAGAGGTCTccgacgccgccgcctccctcGAGTCCAAGATCACCTGCGACGCCTCCAAAAAGACCCTCTCCAACGTCCCCGACGTCTCCGCCGGCGGCGTCACCTTCTCCTCCATCAACTTCGCCGACTCCTCCCAGACGCCCCTCGCCTTCGCCCTCGACAAGTTCGCCACCACCGAACCCCTCGCCTCCAACGACCTCGCCAAGTTCCAGAACGAGCTCGACGCGTACGTCGCCACCGAGGCCGGGATCAGGTCCGTGGGCGGGAGCCTGGGGATCAAGGTGCCCAAGTTCTTCCTTTCGATGCAGGTTTCGAGGATCCAGACGGCGCAGGGGAACCCGCCTGCGGCTGCGGGCCAGCAGGTTGATCACTTGCGGGATAAGGTGCTGAAGAATGCGCCCAAGGAGAGTAAGGCTTTGTTGGATCAGGTTACTGCTCTTGCTGCCAAGACGACCTAATCTCCGTCATATGGTGACAAGTCGTAGCTGCCGCTTGTTGAGCAGTAGCACAAGGAAGAATGGAGGCAACGAGTTTGACGAGAAGTAAAGTGAATTGGAAACATTTTTTTTATTCCATTCGTTTCGTTTCGTCTCGACATTGAATAAAAGAAGTTTAATACATGCCGCTTTCTGAGCGTACTATACAGGCCATTAAAGgcatagtattaaaaacatGAGGAGTGGGGGAGTAGAGGAAAAGAAGAAACAGgatgctcttcttcttttgatGTCCCAGATAATCGAACCTTTGTATCGTGTCAAAACGCCGCCGTCGAGTGAAACCCCGTCAAAAAACACCATAGTCGGGCCTCCCAAGTTGTACACGCCGCAAGCAGGTAAACCTGCCTACTCTCATCTCGGTACTTTATTTCGTTCGCCTTCGCTTCGTTGTTATTCGTCGCCCCCTTATTGCTTTATTTCTGCGCTTACTTCTGCGCTGCCTGCTTCGCAAGCTGCTCCTGCTCGCGCACCTCGGCGCCAGAAGCACGCCACCACACGTCGCCTCCCCATCTAATAAGCCGCTCTGCAGCACCGAGGGGCGTGACGGCGGGCCGGACGTCGAGGTAGAAGACGGGTTCGCCGGTGGGTTCGGGCTCGCCAGAGTAGTAGTCGATGACGTATCGGATTTCTTTTTCGACGCCGCCGACCTTGCGGGAGACGAACCAGTCGTGTCGGTCAAAGGGAGGCTCGGTTCTGCGCGAGCATATTAGCATTCTGTTGGATAAGGGGTTGAAAGGTGAGGGAGTACGCACTCAAACTTTGATGGGTAGAGCCAGCCGGCAACCTGCCACATGACAGCCTTGGGCGTCATATCCTTTGGACGCCCCTGGAACCGGATGAGCGTCGGGGGCGTCTCGCTGCCGTCCTTCAGCCTCTCAACCATATCCTCCGAGTTCTCCTCGCCGCGCTTGCACGCCTGCCAGCCCCGGTACAGACCCTTGCCGAAGCGCTCCTCCCAGCTGACAATCTCAGCCCAAGCGCCCTCGTTCAAGAAGTTGTGCACTGAGACCATGGATTCGACGGCCGTGATGTCGGTGTCGGTGTACCCCTTGCGCAGGAGGGCGTTGTACATCTGCTGAGGAGAGGGATACTCCCAGTTGCCGTCGCCGGAGCCCCTGGGTATCGTCGAGGGCTCTCTCTCCGTGGGCAGCGCGACGGCCTGGTTCTCGGCGGGTGCCTGGGAGATTTCCTTGAACATGTAGTTTAGGGGGTTGATTTGCTGGAGGAAGCCCTTGGACTCGGCGGGCTTTGGTGCGTCGTGGGGTACCGGGCATGATGCTGGCGGTGCTGCGGCGGCGTGCCGTTGATCGTGGGGGACGGGGCACGCTGAGgggggaggaggagctgCTGCTGCGTGGCGCTGGTCATGAGGAACTGGGCAGGCGGAGGGAGGAGCGGGAGCGGCGGGCTTCGCGGTTGTTAACGCATCGGCGGACTTTTGGTGCATCGGGCAGTTGGGCTGAAAGATGTTAGATGATGCCAGTTGTTGGTTGGCTTGGTGGTTGAACGTACAGGAGGAGAGCCGGACGGAATAGCGCCATGAGGATGCGACGAGGCGAACGTCGCGTGGACGGTTGTCGCAGGAGCATCGGCCCAGAACCAACCCATGATTGTACAGTCGAAGAGATTAGGTAAAATAGATAAGTGGTAAGAGAAGGTAGGGTATTGTACAAGAAGGCAGGTTGAACGCGACGAGTACGCGGGTGAAGTGGTGAAGTTGGTTGAAGGTATCGCGAATGAAGCTTGAAaagggaaaaagaaaaagatttACGGTTTTGGTGACGGAATCGACGataagagaaaaaaaaagggcgtGGATAAACGGCGAGGTTCCACGGTGGGTTCTTAGCATCCGTAATCGACGGGACCGCAGTGGCTCACTGTCTGTGCCTTGCCCGCTgagaagagagaaaaaaagcaTCCCCTGCAGAACAGCGCTGTCGCCATCGGACAGACCCGCGACAGCTTTCCGACTTCAACCCGCGACGCCTAACCAATTGCTGCACGCAATACGTACAGTACACTCACTTAGGTATCTGTCAGTGCATGTGTAGAGTGCTAAAAATGCGAGTGTCATTGAACCGAGTGGCACATGATCCCCCGAAGATTCCCCGCCGCAGCTAAAGGAAGATACCCACCAGTGCCACCAAAAATCCCTACGTCACCACCCAATGGCACCAAAAACGCCCTATTCCATTCGCATTCGTCCGTCGCCCCGTGGTCCCCGATCCCGCGATCCTGGGCGCCGCGCGACTTCACCTCTCTTTCGCGCCGTCCCTCCTCCCCCCCCACTGAACGAATTCACCTTCACAACGTACCTTCATGAGAACATGACACCCGTCCTCCGATCATCAACCCCCGATCCTCCCTCGAGATGAGACTGGCCTTCATCCTGGGCCGGTTTTGTCCACGTCCGGCCTTCCGAGCTCCAGCGCCGAACGGCACCACCACACAATTCTACTCCACATTCAGGAGCACCTTCCGGAGCTCCCACCAACCGAGACGGATACCATGGCGagccggcggcagcggcagtagCAGTAAATACACGAGATATACCCTCAGAGCCGGCGGAGCAGGTGCCGGTGCCCTCGGCACGGCGGCCTTCTTTGAGCTCTCGGAGAAGGATAATGGAGGCACCGACCAGACGGGCGAGAAGCGCATGCTCGAGGTCAGCCGAGCTGAGATCAAGAAGAAGGTCGCCGACGACGATAGCGGGATCTCGAGGGCGTGGCATACGTTGAAGATTGCTGTGGACGTGTATATCTGGGAACCCCTATGCACCGGCGTGCGGTTCCTCCATCTGCTCGTCATCTTTGTTCCCGTCATCGTCGCTGTTCCTGCTCTATGGCTCGGCAGGCGGCAGAAAGATCGCGACAACGAGAGGAGCGGGACGCTATGGTGGTACGGCTTCTTGGTCCAGTCCATGGAATGGGCTGGCCCGGCTTTCATTAAGGTACTGTTCGATGATCACCCTGATTCGCAGATGTAGCAACATCACTAACACCGCGCAGCTCGGCCAATGGGCCGCCTCTCGCTCCGACATCTTCCCAAACGAAATGTGCGAAATCATGTCCAAACTCCACTCCAACGCCCCGGCGCACTCCATGCACGACACCAAGCGCATCGTCTCCGCCGCCTTTGACGGACGCGACTTTAACGACATTTTCGAGGAATTCGACGAGAAGCCCCTCGGCGTAGGCGCCATCGCCCAGGTCTACCGGGCCAAGCTCAAGGCCAGTCTCGCGGCCCCCGGCGACGCAGACCTTCCAGAAGAACCCAGGCCGCTCCGTCACAAGGTCGCAAAGAACGTCGATGCTGCCCTCAAGAGCACGCCCAAGAGGGTTCCCTCCACCTACGTCGCTGTCAAGGTCCTGCATCCTCGCGTCGAGAGGACTGTCCGCCGAGATCTACGCATCATGCACTTCTTTGCCTCCGCCCTCAACGTTATACCCACGATCGAATGGCTCTCCCTCCCCGACGAGGTCGCGCAGTTTGGCGAAATGATGAAGCTTCAGCTCGACCTCCGCATTGAGGCCGCCAATCTCGCCAAGTTCCGCAAGAACTTCAAGGACCGTACGACGGCATGGTTCCCTTACCCATACACAGAGTTCACCACCCGCAACGTCTTAGTCGAAGAGTTTGCACAGGGCATACCCCTAGCTGACTTCATGGAGAACGGCGGCGGTGTCTTCCAGCACGATATTGCTTCGGAGGGCCTCGACGCCTTCCTGCGCATGCTGCTGATTGACAACTTTGTCCACGCCGATCTGCACCCAGGCAACATCATGGTCCGCTTCTACCAGTCTCATGAGCCGGATCTCAAGTTCCGCAGGAATCACGCCAAGGAACACCCTGAAGACCAAGACGACGTCACAGAACAGGTGCTCGCCCGCCTGCGACCTTACCGCCACAGAAAAGACCCTGCTGCCTGGGCGGCCGAGCTGCGCAAGATTGACAATGAGGGCTTCCGCCCACAACTCATCTTCATCGACACGGGTCTGGTGACGGAGCTCAACGAGACGAACCGCACAAATTTTCTCGACCTCTTCAGGGCTGTAGCAGAGTTTGATGGGTACAAGGCCGGTAATCTCATGTGTGAGCGATGTCGCCAGCCTGACGCCGTGCTCGACAAGGAGGTGTTTGCGCTCAAAATGCAGCATCTCGTTCTCGGCGTCAAGAGCCGCACCCTCGCGCTGGGTAACATCAAGATTGGTGACATCCTGCAGGAGGTTTTGGGTATGGTCCGCGGGCACCACGTCCGTCTCGAGGGTGATTTCGTCAACGTCGTCATCAGTATCCTGCTGCTCGAGGGTATCGGGCGCAGTCTGAACCCGGATATGGACCTTCTTAGCAGCTCACTGCCAATTCTCCGGCAGCTGAGCGCGCAGAGCGGTGCTGAGATGGCGAAGCATGGTGATTTCAGCATGTTGGTCGTGTGGGCTGGCCTGGAGACCCGACGGTTCTTGCAGGCGAGCATCGAAGATGTGAGTAGTGAACCCATTTGTGTTGATGGTGTACCCTTGCTAACGACCCCTAGGTCGAACGTTGCGTTAAATATGATCTCCTTGCACCGAATGTGTAATGTAAACTGTACAGTACTTAGAAATGATTGCATGGGTTGGCGCTCTAGATGGGGCATGGTAGAGATACATCTCGTAGAGCAGAGACCTCGAATACACGCCAGATTTAATTTGTTGCCAGTCAGTGTTGTATCCCTCTTTACTATGCCGTCCCATCGTCACTAGAGCATACAAGGCGATCGATGTCGCTACTGATCAATGGTACTGACGACGCCGGTATTCCTCAAGGGCTGGAAGCATGGGCAGCTCACGTCGGTAGGGTCATCGGCTGGGGCCAGCTTGGATATCTGGCCGAAG
The window above is part of the Colletotrichum lupini chromosome 9, complete sequence genome. Proteins encoded here:
- a CDS encoding ABC1 family protein — its product is MRLAFILGRFCPRPAFRAPAPNGTTTQFYSTFRSTFRSSHQPRRIPWRAGGSGSSSKYTRYTLRAGGAGAGALGTAAFFELSEKDNGGTDQTGEKRMLEVSRAEIKKKVADDDSGISRAWHTLKIAVDVYIWEPLCTGVRFLHLLVIFVPVIVAVPALWLGRRQKDRDNERSGTLWWYGFLVQSMEWAGPAFIKLGQWAASRSDIFPNEMCEIMSKLHSNAPAHSMHDTKRIVSAAFDGRDFNDIFEEFDEKPLGVGAIAQVYRAKLKASLAAPGDADLPEEPRPLRHKVAKNVDAALKSTPKRVPSTYVAVKVLHPRVERTVRRDLRIMHFFASALNVIPTIEWLSLPDEVAQFGEMMKLQLDLRIEAANLAKFRKNFKDRTTAWFPYPYTEFTTRNVLVEEFAQGIPLADFMENGGGVFQHDIASEGLDAFLRMLLIDNFVHADLHPGNIMVRFYQSHEPDLKFRRNHAKEHPEDQDDVTEQVLARLRPYRHRKDPAAWAAELRKIDNEGFRPQLIFIDTGLVTELNETNRTNFLDLFRAVAEFDGYKAGNLMCERCRQPDAVLDKEVFALKMQHLVLGVKSRTLALGNIKIGDILQEVLGMVRGHHVRLEGDFVNVVISILLLEGIGRSLNPDMDLLSSSLPILRQLSAQSGAEMAKHGDFSMLVVWAGLETRRFLQASIEDVERCVKYDLLAPNV
- a CDS encoding cytochrome c/c1 heme lyase, whose protein sequence is MGWFWADAPATTVHATFASSHPHGAIPSGSPPPNCPMHQKSADALTTAKPAAPAPPSACPVPHDQRHAAAAPPPPSACPVPHDQRHAAAAPPASCPVPHDAPKPAESKGFLQQINPLNYMFKEISQAPAENQAVALPTEREPSTIPRGSGDGNWEYPSPQQMYNALLRKGYTDTDITAVESMVSVHNFLNEGAWAEIVSWEERFGKGLYRGWQACKRGEENSEDMVERLKDGSETPPTLIRFQGRPKDMTPKAVMWQVAGWLYPSKFETEPPFDRHDWFVSRKVGGVEKEIRYVIDYYSGEPEPTGEPVFYLDVRPAVTPLGAAERLIRWGGDVWWRASGAEVREQEQLAKQAAQK